A segment of the Streptomyces sp. XD-27 genome:
GTCGTCGCCCAGGTCCACGCGGTCGTTGGAACGGTTGGCGCGCTCCTCCTTCTCCGCGAGGGCCTGGCGCTCCTGCGCGGTGAGGGTGTTCAGCAGCGCCTGGGCCTTGGCGAGCTTGCCCTGGATGTCCTTCTTCTTCTCCCCGAGCGACTTACGGGTCTCGGCGAGGTCCTGGAGCTTGGTGGTGGCCTCGGCGCGCTGCTGCTTGAGAGTGCGCTGCTTGTCGCCGATCTGCTTGAGCGCGACGGCCTGCTTGCCGCTGAGCTGGTCGAGGGTGGACGCCTTGTCGAGGTACTCGTCCGGGTCGGAGGACAGCAGCAGCTGCACGGACGGGTCGATGCCGCCGGAGCGGTACTGCGCGGTGGCCATCGAACCGAGGCCGTCGCGCAGCTTGTTCAGGTCCTCCTGGCCGCGGGCGACCTTGTCCTGGAGGTCGTCGACCTGCTCCTTGAGCTTGTCCTGCTTGGCCTTGGCCCCGTTGTACTTCTCGGTGGCCTGCTCCGCCTCTTCGTAGAGCTTGTCGACCTTGGCCTTGACGTCTTCCTTGGACGGCTTGGGCGCGGCCTGGGCCGCCTGGGAGCTCAGGGCCACGGCAGCGGCGGCGGTCGCGGTGAGCACGGTTACCCGAGTGCGGCTCGGCTGCTTGGGTCGACGGTGGGACGCCACGAAGGCGGTCTCCTTCTTCCTTCAGCCGCCTACCGGGTGGTGGGGGTTCAAGACCCCGGCTCCGCGCACACGCTCCGCGGACTCGGCGGTACCTCCGCTGTCACCCCGGTTGGGCGATCAACCACGCGGAGATGCGTGGCCTGAGATTAGTAAGCTCATCGTGATCGCTTCAAATCCCACAAGCGAAATATCTGCTCCCCGAGCACATCTTTTACAAACGTCACACGCTTGGTGACGGCCCCTTGACGCTGCGCTGATGATCAGGTGCGCGCAAGTCGCTTGAGCAGCAGGGCGGATGCCACCGGGCGCGCACCGGCCTTCGCCACGCCGTCCGCCACCTCCCGGTCGGTGGAGACCACGACCACGGGGCGGCCCGGCGGTTCGGCCCGGACCAGCTGCCTGATCAGTTCGTCCGCCGTCACGCCCGGCTTGCTGAACAGCACCCGCACCCCGCGCGGGGGCGCGAGCAGCACCGGGGCGGCCAGTTCGGCCCCGTCGAAGACGCAGGTCATCTCCGCGCCGGTCTGGGCGGCCAGCACCGCGAGCCCGCCCAGCAGCCGCAGCCGCTGCTTCTCCAGCGGCATCGTGGGATAGCCGGTCTTGGTGACGTTGTAGCCGTCCACCACCAGATGCGCCTGAGGGAGCGCCAACAGCTGGTCGAGCAGCGCCGGGTCGGTCTCCGACAGCGCCCGCCGCGCGATGTCCTTGGGGGTCATCTTGCCCGGCTCGACCGCGTCCACGGTGTCCGCGGGGCGGCTGGAGGCCGGCGGCAGCGCCAGCTCCCGGCGCAGGCCCTGGGCCGCGTCCAGCACCGTGTCCAGCAGCAGCCGCACCCGCATGTCCTCGACGCTGCGGCCCTCGCGCGCGGCCCGCCGGCTGGCCTCCAGCGCCGACTCGGCCTCCGCCAGCCGGGACCGCAGCCGACGGGCCTCGCCGTCGGCCGTCGCCGCCTGCGCCGCGGCCGCGGACCGGACCGACTCCAGCTCCGCCTCGGCCTTGCGCAGGGCCGCCTCGCCCCGCTTGACGTCGCTGAGCGCGCTGCGCAGCTTCCGGTGGAGGACGTCGACCTCCTTGCGGGCCGCCTCCAGCTCCGCCCGGGTCCGCTCCACCTCCGTACGGGCCGCGGCGCGCGCCTGCGCCAACTCCTCCCGCAGCCGCCGCAGCTCCCGCTCGGCCTCCTCGCCGGCCCGCTCGGCGTCCGCCCTCTGGGCCTCCTCACCCGCCGCCTCGACGAGCTTCACCCAGCCCACCGGGCGCAGCACGAAGGCCAGCGCCGCCACGTCCACGGGATCGGCGGCGGCGGGCGGCGAGCCGCCCTCGATGGCCTCGGCCAGCTCGGTGTGCGTCTCGCGCAGCCGGGCCCCGATCCGCTGCCGGAACAGCGCCTCGGTCTCCACCGCGGCGGCCATCGCGTTCCCGGCGAACTTGGCCCGACGCGTTGGGGTGAAACGGGCGTACTGCCGCAACTGGGGCGGAAGTTCGGTGACCGTGAGGCCGCCGAAGGCATCCGCGACGAGCGCCACGACCCGGCGCCGCACGCCCTCCGGCAGGGGACGGTCCAGCGTCTCGGTGCCGCCGCCGTCGGCGTCACCGGCCGCCGTGGGCCCGTCCGTCCGTTCCACCACCTGTCACCGCTCCGTTCTCAGGCGCTCGCGCCCGCGCCCGGGCGGTCGACCAGCTCGATCCGGTCGACCGCGTTGCACCAGCGGCAACGCACCGACTCGATGGTCTCACCGAGCACCTCGCGCTCCTCGACCGTGGGCTCCCCCGCGAGGTCCAGATGGACGTACTCCACAGCCCTGGTCGACCGGGTGACATCGAAACGGGTGAGGTTCCCGCACAGCGTGCAGCGCCACCGGGTCCGGTCGGTCGGCTGGGGAACGGCCATCGTCCTGTCCTCTTCCTCGGTGCCGCGTCCGGGCGGGCGCCGCTGGGGCACCCCCGGCCTCAGCCGGGGGAGTGCGATACGCGCATGCTGTCCATGCCGTGTGCTGTAACCCTACGGCCTGAAAGGTGGGCCGCGCCGGGGCCGGGCCACCGCCGACCGGCGGCGGCGAGGCGCTCTGGGCAGGTTGTGCCCGGTACGCCATGATCTGGCCATGATCGATACGTCGGCGGGCCCGGGGCGGCCCACGGTGACGTACACCCTCATCGGTGTCTGCTGCCTGGTCTTCGCCGTGAGTCCGGCGTCCGGGCTCAACCCGGGCTACGGCACGGGCGGCGCGCTGCTGGAGGCGCGGGCCGCCTTCTTCGAACGCTGGGGCGTGGTCCCGGGCAGCCTGTGGAACGGCCCGTCCGCCGAGGCGCTCACCCCGCTCACCGCGCTCTTCGTGCACGGGAACTGGCTGCACCTGCTCGGCAACATACTGTTCCTGTACGTCTTCGGCGCGATGGCCGAGGAGCGCATGGGCCGGTTGCAGTTCACCCTGTTCTACCTGGTGACCGGCTATCTGGCGCTGGTCGGTTACGCCGCCGCGCACGCCGACTCCACCCAGACCCTGGTCGGCGCCTCCGGGGCCATCTCCGGGGTGCTGGGCGCCTTCCTGTGGCTCTTCCCGCGCGCGCGGGTGACCAGCCTCTTCCCGTTCCTGCTCTTCCTGCCGCTGCGGTTCCCGGCCTGGGCGGTGCTGATCTTCTGGTTCGCCCTGCAGTGGCTCGCCATCCGGCAGGAGGGCCCGCGCCCCGGCGTGGCGTACCTGGCCCACCTGGTCGGGTTCGTCCTCGGCTTCCTCTTCGCGTGGGCCCGCTTCGGGCGGGAGTCCAAGGGGCGCGGAGCGCCTTCGCTTGAGGGCGGTGGCGGGAGACGGGAGGGATAGAGTGAGCGGCGCAACCCGCCCCAGCGAGGGAGACAGCCCACCGTGATCACCGCGATCGTGCTCATCAAGACCGACGTCGACCGGATCCCCGAGATCGCCGAGAAGATCGCCGCCCTGGACGAGGTCAGCGAGGTGTACTCCGTCACCGGCGTGCACGACCTGATCGCGATGGTGCGGGTGGCCCGGCACGACGACCTCGCGGACGTGATCCCGGGCCGGATCAACAAGGTGCCGGGCGTCGCCTCGACGGAGACGCACGTGGCGTTCCGTACGTACTCCAGCCACGACCTGGAAGCGGCGTTCGCGATCGGCCTGGACGCGTAGCCCGTTGCGGGGGTACTCCGCGAGCACCCCCGGCGGCCCTCAGCCTCGGTCCGGCACGCAGCGGCCGTCCTCCGTGCGGTAGCTCCACTTCGCGCCGTCGCGGACCAGTTCCTTCACCGCCCCCACGAACCGCTCCACGTGCTCGTCCGGGGTCCCCGCGCCGAAGCTGACCCGGATCGCGTTGAGCGACTTCTCGCCGGGGGCCGCCTCCGGGGCGCCGCACTCCCCCGGGTCCTGCGGCTCGCCGCCCAGCAGGGTCCGTACCAGCGGGTGGGCGCAGAAGAGGCCGTCGCGTACGCCGATGCCGTACTCGGCGGAGAGCGCCGCCGCGAAGTGCGAGCTGTTCCAGCCCTCCACGACGAAGGAGAGGACGCCCACCCGGGGGGCGTCGTCGCCGAACAGCGACAGCACGCGCACCTCGGGCACCTGAGCCAGCCCGCGCCGGACCGCCTCGATCAGCTGCCGCTCGCGCGCCACCAGGGCGTCGAACCCGGCCTCGGTCAGCGCCTTGCAGGCGGAGGCGATGGCGTAGACCCCGATGACGTTCGGCGAGCCGGCCTCGTGCCGGGCGGCCGTGGTGTGCCACTCGACGTCGACACCGCCGTCGCCGCGGCGCGCCACCGTACGGCTCGCGCCGCCGCCCGCCAGGTACGGCTCCGCGTCCCGCAGCCAGTCGGCGCGCCCGGCCAGTACCCCGGAGCCGAACGGCGCGTACAGCTTGTGCCCGGAGAAGGCCACCCAGTCCACGTCCCACTCCGCGACGTCGACCGGGTGGTGCGGGGCCAGTTGGGCGGCGTCCAGGACGATGCGGGCGCCGTGTGCGTGGGCGGCGGCGGTCAGCTCCCGTACCGGCCACAGCTCCCCGGTGACGTTGGACGCGCCGGTGACGCACACCAGCGCCGGGCCGTGGGGCTCCCGTGCCGCGAGCGCCCGCTCCAGGGTCTCGACCGCCTCCCGGTGCGACCGGGGCGCGGCCAGGTAGGTCACCTCGACGTCGTCCCGGCGCTCCCAGGGCAGCAGCGAGGCGTGGTGCTCGGTCTCGAAGACGAAGACCCGGGTGCCGGCGGGCAGGACGGCGGCGAGCAGGTTGAGGGAGTCGGTGGTGGAGCGGGTGAAGACGACCTGGTCGTCGGGACGGCAGCCGAGGAACGCGGCGACGTCCCCGCGGCTGTTCTCGAACAGGTCGGTGGACAGCTGCGAGAGATAGCCCGCGCCGCGGTGAACGCTGCCGTAGTACGGGGCGTAGGCGGCGACGTCGTCCCAGACCCGCTGGAGCGCCGGGGCGCTGGCCGCGTAGTCGAGGGCGGCGTACGTGACCTCCCCGCCGGTCACGAGCGGCACGAGGACATCTCGCCCGAGGACGGGCAGCGGGGCACAAACCGACGGGTCGGCGGCAAGGGTGGGGACGGACATGGCGAACTCCCGTGGATACGCAGGCGAAACTCACCGCGCGACGCGGCAGACGCGACGGCGGGAGGAAAAGAGAAAAGGTGGTGCGCGGAGAACGGGCCGATCGGCCCTAACGCATTCGCTTGCTCACGAGACTGCTCCCTTGAGGACCAGGACCCCAGGGTTCCGCAGGGGTCCGCGCTTGCCGCAGACCTCGCTGCCTGCGGCCTGGTCATCACCCGGGGCACCCCGCCACGGACGGAGGGTTGCCGGACAGCGGGCCGGGGCCGTAGTCGCTGTCACTCGTGACCTGCGGAGCAGTATGCCAGCTGATCAACGGCGCGCAAGTCGCCGTCCGCATGGCGGAACGGGGGTCCAGGTGGACCCCCGTCACGGCTACGCGTTGGTGGCCTCGACCCAGCGCTCCAGGGCCCGCTGGGCCGCCCCCGAGTCGATGGCCTCCGCGGCCTTCGCCATGCCCGCCACGATCTGCTCCTCGAGCGTCCCGCCGCCCGGTTCCAGGGCGACCAGCGCGGCGGCGGAGTTGAGCAGCACCGCGTCCCGTACCGGCCCGGTCTCACCGGCCAGCAGCCGCCGGGCGACATCCGCGTTGTACGAGGCGTCGGCGCCGCGCAGCGCCTCCACCGGCACCAGGTCGATCCCGACGTCGCGCGGGTCGAACGACGTCTGCGTGACGGTGCCGTCCCGGACGACCCACACCTGCGAGGTCGCGGTGGTGGTCAGCTCGTCCAGCCCGTCGTCGCCGCGGAAGACCAGCGCGGAGGAGCCGCGCTCGGCGAGCACCCCGGCGACGATGGGCGCCATCCGGGCGTCCGCCACGCCCGTCGCCTGAGCCTTCACCCGCGCCGGATTGGTCAGCGGGCCGAGGACGTTGAAGGTGGTGGGGATGCCCAGCTCGCGGCGGGCCGGGGCGACGTGACGCAGCGCCGGGTGGAACTTGACCGCGAAGCAGAAGGTGATGCCGG
Coding sequences within it:
- a CDS encoding C40 family peptidase, which produces MASHRRPKQPSRTRVTVLTATAAAAVALSSQAAQAAPKPSKEDVKAKVDKLYEEAEQATEKYNGAKAKQDKLKEQVDDLQDKVARGQEDLNKLRDGLGSMATAQYRSGGIDPSVQLLLSSDPDEYLDKASTLDQLSGKQAVALKQIGDKQRTLKQQRAEATTKLQDLAETRKSLGEKKKDIQGKLAKAQALLNTLTAQERQALAEKEERANRSNDRVDLGDDVPESQRAAAALAAAKTKIGSPYVWGATGPSSFDCSGLTSWAYAQAGVQLPRTSQEQANAGTHLGQGQLKPGDLVLFYGDLHHIGLYAGNGQVLHAPKPGANVRYESINNMPFMYGVRV
- a CDS encoding NYN domain-containing protein, yielding MERTDGPTAAGDADGGGTETLDRPLPEGVRRRVVALVADAFGGLTVTELPPQLRQYARFTPTRRAKFAGNAMAAAVETEALFRQRIGARLRETHTELAEAIEGGSPPAAADPVDVAALAFVLRPVGWVKLVEAAGEEAQRADAERAGEEAERELRRLREELAQARAAARTEVERTRAELEAARKEVDVLHRKLRSALSDVKRGEAALRKAEAELESVRSAAAAQAATADGEARRLRSRLAEAESALEASRRAAREGRSVEDMRVRLLLDTVLDAAQGLRRELALPPASSRPADTVDAVEPGKMTPKDIARRALSETDPALLDQLLALPQAHLVVDGYNVTKTGYPTMPLEKQRLRLLGGLAVLAAQTGAEMTCVFDGAELAAPVLLAPPRGVRVLFSKPGVTADELIRQLVRAEPPGRPVVVVSTDREVADGVAKAGARPVASALLLKRLART
- a CDS encoding rhomboid family intramembrane serine protease codes for the protein MIDTSAGPGRPTVTYTLIGVCCLVFAVSPASGLNPGYGTGGALLEARAAFFERWGVVPGSLWNGPSAEALTPLTALFVHGNWLHLLGNILFLYVFGAMAEERMGRLQFTLFYLVTGYLALVGYAAAHADSTQTLVGASGAISGVLGAFLWLFPRARVTSLFPFLLFLPLRFPAWAVLIFWFALQWLAIRQEGPRPGVAYLAHLVGFVLGFLFAWARFGRESKGRGAPSLEGGGGRREG
- a CDS encoding Lrp/AsnC family transcriptional regulator gives rise to the protein MITAIVLIKTDVDRIPEIAEKIAALDEVSEVYSVTGVHDLIAMVRVARHDDLADVIPGRINKVPGVASTETHVAFRTYSSHDLEAAFAIGLDA
- a CDS encoding aminotransferase class V-fold PLP-dependent enzyme, which produces MSVPTLAADPSVCAPLPVLGRDVLVPLVTGGEVTYAALDYAASAPALQRVWDDVAAYAPYYGSVHRGAGYLSQLSTDLFENSRGDVAAFLGCRPDDQVVFTRSTTDSLNLLAAVLPAGTRVFVFETEHHASLLPWERRDDVEVTYLAAPRSHREAVETLERALAAREPHGPALVCVTGASNVTGELWPVRELTAAAHAHGARIVLDAAQLAPHHPVDVAEWDVDWVAFSGHKLYAPFGSGVLAGRADWLRDAEPYLAGGGASRTVARRGDGGVDVEWHTTAARHEAGSPNVIGVYAIASACKALTEAGFDALVARERQLIEAVRRGLAQVPEVRVLSLFGDDAPRVGVLSFVVEGWNSSHFAAALSAEYGIGVRDGLFCAHPLVRTLLGGEPQDPGECGAPEAAPGEKSLNAIRVSFGAGTPDEHVERFVGAVKELVRDGAKWSYRTEDGRCVPDRG
- the trpD gene encoding anthranilate phosphoribosyltransferase, coding for MNVVTPVGGDNRATARTWPGVLKSLLAGADLSADDTAWAMDRIMRGEATDAQIAGFLVALRAKGETVAEVTGLVRAMYAHANAIEVPGRTVDIVGTGGDLAKTVNISTMSALVVAGTGAKVVKHGNRAASSASGASDVLEKLGVNLELTPRRVVEVVEEAGITFCFAVKFHPALRHVAPARRELGIPTTFNVLGPLTNPARVKAQATGVADARMAPIVAGVLAERGSSALVFRGDDGLDELTTTATSQVWVVRDGTVTQTSFDPRDVGIDLVPVEALRGADASYNADVARRLLAGETGPVRDAVLLNSAAALVALEPGGGTLEEQIVAGMAKAAEAIDSGAAQRALERWVEATNA